One region of Thiorhodovibrio frisius genomic DNA includes:
- a CDS encoding transglycosylase SLT domain-containing protein — protein sequence MSGRGFGFWARSLAPALALVLVPTLAFAAAGLGHVGHARWTDNYDADFRKYSKRYFGPGFDWRWFKAQAIAESRLRPGAYNPSGATGLMQILPSTFKEIQGDNPAFTNLHDPRWNIAAGIFYNRYLFERWRKRIGHGDEHLLYTFASYNAGFGRVSKAYRRAGGKAGKVLPWRQLAPYVPEETREYVKKIQRLMHPAFDLQANLDQRGLIQKDAGRLSLPAGRANPRSS from the coding sequence ATGTCCGGTCGCGGTTTTGGTTTTTGGGCTCGGAGTCTGGCTCCGGCATTGGCGCTGGTGTTGGTGCCAACTCTGGCGTTTGCAGCTGCGGGTTTGGGTCATGTCGGCCATGCGCGTTGGACCGACAACTACGATGCCGATTTTCGCAAGTATTCCAAGCGCTACTTTGGGCCTGGTTTTGACTGGCGCTGGTTTAAAGCGCAGGCCATTGCTGAGTCCAGGCTGCGCCCGGGTGCCTATAACCCAAGCGGCGCGACCGGCTTGATGCAGATTCTGCCAAGCACCTTCAAAGAGATTCAAGGCGATAACCCCGCCTTTACCAACCTTCACGACCCGCGCTGGAACATCGCCGCTGGCATCTTCTACAACCGCTATCTCTTTGAGCGCTGGCGCAAGCGTATTGGTCATGGCGATGAGCATTTGCTCTATACCTTCGCCAGTTATAACGCCGGCTTTGGTCGGGTTAGCAAGGCCTATCGCCGGGCTGGGGGCAAGGCTGGGAAAGTCCTGCCCTGGCGACAGCTTGCGCCCTATGTGCCGGAGGAAACACGCGAGTATGTCAAGAAAATTCAGCGCCTGATGCACCCGGCCTTTGACCTCCAGGCCAACCTGGATCAGCGTGGACTGATACAAAAAGACGCTGGTCGGCTTTCTTTACCCGCAGGTCGTGCTAATCCTCGAAGTTCTTGA
- a CDS encoding DUF350 domain-containing protein, with protein MTDSLDPAVLNFAYAFIGGVMTLVFMWLGFKLFASSLGCNVKAELARGNQAVGLAIMGIFIGVGLTLGLVIGMALN; from the coding sequence ATGACCGATTCGCTCGACCCGGCTGTTTTGAACTTTGCCTACGCCTTTATTGGCGGGGTGATGACGCTGGTATTCATGTGGCTGGGCTTTAAGCTTTTTGCCAGTTCCTTGGGTTGCAACGTCAAGGCCGAACTCGCGCGCGGCAATCAGGCGGTGGGGCTGGCGATCATGGGCATTTTCATCGGCGTCGGGCTTACCCTGGGGCTGGTGATCGGCATGGCGCTGAACTGA
- a CDS encoding alpha-E domain-containing protein has translation MLSRVAENIYWLARYIERVEDTARLVSVNANLLLDLPRGIAPGWKPLIDISGANELFEEHNKDYGERQVVRFLLGDRRHGGSIISALTAARENCRTIRDIVPREAWEQLNGLYLFASDHLQEGSTKSGRHRYLRELIASVQGLNGLLDGTMLHDQGYEFLLLGRYLERADMTSRIADVRSGTLLPEADELRPFDTIQWVSVLKSLTAYQMYRRSEQIRVQRGPVLRFIFHSDSFPRAVRYCMETVRTGLERLPQSDPALRTLGRLARSLDAVQLESLSHIELHDFVDELQDGIAQLHQEIATIWFLPLPEPPAAEDS, from the coding sequence ATGTTATCGCGCGTCGCCGAGAACATTTACTGGCTGGCCCGCTATATCGAGCGCGTCGAAGATACGGCGCGCCTGGTCAGCGTTAATGCCAATCTGCTGCTCGATCTGCCGCGCGGCATTGCCCCCGGCTGGAAGCCACTGATCGACATCTCCGGCGCCAACGAGCTATTTGAGGAGCACAACAAGGACTACGGTGAGCGCCAAGTGGTGCGTTTTTTGTTGGGTGATCGCCGCCACGGCGGTTCCATCATCTCGGCGCTGACGGCCGCGCGTGAGAACTGCCGCACCATCCGCGACATCGTGCCACGAGAAGCATGGGAGCAACTCAACGGCCTCTATCTGTTCGCCAGCGATCACCTTCAGGAGGGGTCGACCAAAAGCGGCCGCCATCGCTACCTGCGCGAGCTGATCGCCTCGGTGCAGGGCTTGAACGGCCTGCTTGACGGCACCATGCTGCACGACCAGGGCTATGAGTTCTTGCTGCTGGGTCGCTACCTTGAGCGCGCCGACATGACCTCGCGCATTGCCGACGTGCGTTCCGGCACTTTGCTGCCCGAGGCCGATGAACTGCGTCCCTTCGACACCATTCAGTGGGTGAGCGTGCTCAAATCCCTGACCGCCTATCAGATGTATCGGCGTAGCGAGCAGATCCGGGTGCAACGCGGCCCGGTGCTCCGTTTCATTTTTCACAGCGACAGCTTCCCGCGTGCGGTGCGCTACTGTATGGAAACCGTGCGCACTGGGCTTGAGCGCTTGCCGCAGAGCGACCCAGCCCTGCGCACCCTCGGGCGCTTGGCGCGCAGCCTCGATGCCGTGCAACTGGAGTCACTCAGTCATATCGAGTTGCACGACTTTGTCGATGAACTCCAGGACGGTATCGCCCAACTGCATCAGGAAATCGCCACTATATGGTTCCTGCCGCTGCCGGAGCCCCCGGCTGCCGAAGACAGTTAG
- a CDS encoding endonuclease/exonuclease/phosphatase family protein, whose translation MASCTVFTVKQRALSAGVAVTMSVRIARGTPGQMGSLLQPADPESALNNQEYPKSPARVASAWGAWSVRAAHGRDWLAMVLLAALATGGCAKPADASRDLVLATWNLEHLAADDGAGCRPRKPAEYRALRAQAERLDATLIAVQEVENVVALARVFDPSQYDLVISRRHEERAHKCRGQSGQRLTAQRTGFAIHRERLAALGLEYERQPDFSALGVAGRRYGTWITLTRADGGKPVLQVLSVHLKSGCAWGALEDRQPIRRSQCLTLRRQRGILEEWMDARIARGEAFAVLGDFNRQLDQPNDHFWNDIADGEICRWEPDEDYGRRCIRGSTKAAPDARLVLANAGQPFPFPYNKKFPYAIDHLVFDATAGAWVRRGSYQALDYPAAALSDHHPLRLQLRLPKAS comes from the coding sequence ATGGCATCATGCACCGTCTTTACCGTGAAACAACGGGCTTTATCCGCCGGGGTGGCCGTGACCATGAGCGTTAGGATAGCCCGGGGCACGCCCGGGCAAATGGGGTCGCTACTGCAACCCGCTGATCCGGAATCTGCTTTGAACAACCAAGAATACCCCAAATCACCAGCTCGCGTCGCGAGCGCATGGGGCGCCTGGTCAGTGCGCGCCGCTCATGGGCGAGACTGGCTTGCTATGGTGTTGTTGGCGGCGCTCGCCACGGGCGGCTGTGCGAAACCGGCGGATGCCAGTCGCGATCTGGTGCTCGCAACCTGGAACCTTGAGCACTTGGCGGCCGACGATGGCGCTGGCTGTCGGCCGCGCAAACCGGCGGAGTATCGCGCTTTGCGTGCCCAGGCCGAGCGGTTGGATGCGACCCTGATTGCGGTGCAGGAGGTCGAGAATGTCGTCGCTCTGGCGCGGGTGTTTGACCCGTCGCAATACGATCTGGTCATCTCCCGCCGGCATGAGGAGCGCGCGCACAAGTGTCGCGGGCAAAGCGGGCAGAGGCTGACCGCGCAGCGCACCGGCTTCGCCATCCATCGCGAGCGCCTGGCTGCGCTGGGTTTGGAGTACGAGCGCCAGCCGGATTTTAGCGCCCTGGGTGTCGCCGGGCGCCGCTATGGCACCTGGATTACGCTGACGCGCGCCGACGGCGGAAAGCCAGTGCTGCAAGTGCTCTCGGTGCATCTCAAGTCTGGCTGCGCCTGGGGCGCGCTCGAGGATCGCCAACCTATCCGCCGCAGCCAGTGCCTGACCCTGCGCCGCCAGCGTGGCATTCTGGAAGAATGGATGGACGCCAGGATCGCGCGCGGCGAGGCGTTTGCCGTGCTGGGGGATTTCAATCGCCAACTCGACCAGCCCAACGATCACTTCTGGAATGACATCGCCGATGGCGAGATCTGCCGTTGGGAGCCGGACGAGGACTACGGGCGGCGCTGTATTCGTGGCTCGACCAAAGCTGCCCCGGACGCGCGCCTAGTGCTGGCGAATGCCGGTCAGCCTTTTCCGTTTCCCTACAACAAGAAATTCCCTTACGCCATCGACCACCTGGTGTTTGATGCAACCGCTGGTGCCTGGGTGCGGCGTGGCAGCTACCAGGCCCTCGACTACCCCGCGGCTGCGCTCTCGGATCATCATCCGCTGCGCCTGCAATTGCGCCTGCCCAAAGCGTCCTGA
- a CDS encoding circularly permuted type 2 ATP-grasp protein codes for MSHEIDWTEYASDGFYDELVAAPGEPREIARTLLADIGALGGEELAARQEAADVSIKEMGISFTVYSEEGGAIDRAWPFDVVPRVIPLREWQRVEAGLKQRVLALNLFIDDLYHEQKIITDGVFPREVLAKSVNFREQCMGVNPPLGIWAHVCGSDLVRDADGTIYVLEDNLRVPSGVSYMLENRMVTKRVLPEIFEHYAPLPVDDYPSQLFDTLAALSPRPADYPEVVVLSPGIYNSAYFEHSYLAQQMGAELVEGRDLFVDDDDCCYMRTIDGPARVDVIYRRVDDLFLDPEAFRPDSALGVPGLMRAWKAGNVALANAPGAGVADDKVVYAFVPEIIRYYLDQDPIIPNVPTYRCMEPDALKYVLAHLHELVVKPANESGGYGMLVGPASTAAEREVFAEAIKKDPRNYIAQPTLKLSTVPTVVKKGIEPRHVDLRPFILSADRQQVTTGGLTRVALRKGSLVVNSSQGGGSKDTWVVSEDVPGEPMASSRDAAERQSQTQD; via the coding sequence ATGAGCCATGAGATCGATTGGACAGAGTACGCCAGCGACGGCTTCTATGATGAGCTGGTCGCGGCACCCGGAGAGCCGCGCGAGATTGCCCGCACCCTGTTAGCGGACATTGGGGCTCTGGGCGGCGAGGAACTTGCCGCGCGCCAAGAGGCCGCTGATGTGTCCATCAAGGAGATGGGCATCAGCTTCACCGTGTATTCCGAGGAAGGCGGCGCCATCGACCGCGCCTGGCCCTTTGATGTGGTGCCCCGCGTGATCCCGCTGCGGGAATGGCAGCGGGTCGAGGCTGGCCTCAAGCAGCGGGTGCTGGCGCTCAATCTCTTTATCGACGACCTTTACCACGAACAGAAAATCATCACAGACGGCGTTTTCCCGCGCGAGGTTTTGGCCAAATCGGTCAATTTCCGCGAGCAATGCATGGGGGTCAATCCACCGCTTGGCATCTGGGCTCATGTCTGCGGCTCCGACCTAGTGCGCGATGCCGATGGCACTATCTATGTGCTCGAGGACAATTTGCGCGTGCCCTCAGGCGTGTCCTACATGCTTGAGAATCGGATGGTCACTAAGCGCGTGCTACCGGAGATTTTCGAGCACTATGCCCCGCTGCCGGTCGACGACTATCCCTCCCAGCTTTTCGATACCCTGGCGGCGCTTTCTCCGCGTCCGGCGGATTACCCCGAGGTCGTGGTGCTCTCGCCCGGCATCTACAATTCTGCCTACTTCGAGCATTCTTACCTCGCCCAACAAATGGGCGCCGAGTTGGTCGAGGGACGGGATTTGTTTGTCGACGATGACGACTGCTGCTACATGCGCACCATCGACGGCCCCGCGCGGGTTGATGTGATCTACCGCCGTGTTGATGATCTCTTTCTCGACCCCGAGGCCTTCCGGCCTGATTCCGCCCTGGGCGTGCCGGGGCTGATGCGCGCATGGAAGGCCGGCAATGTTGCCCTGGCCAATGCGCCCGGTGCTGGCGTGGCCGATGACAAGGTCGTTTATGCCTTTGTGCCCGAGATCATCCGCTATTATCTCGACCAAGACCCCATTATCCCGAACGTCCCGACCTATCGCTGCATGGAGCCCGATGCTCTCAAATACGTGCTCGCCCATCTCCACGAATTGGTGGTCAAGCCGGCGAACGAATCTGGCGGCTACGGCATGCTGGTCGGACCAGCCTCCACCGCGGCGGAACGCGAGGTCTTTGCCGAGGCCATCAAAAAAGACCCGCGCAACTACATCGCGCAGCCAACGCTCAAGCTTTCTACAGTCCCCACTGTGGTCAAGAAAGGCATTGAGCCGCGCCATGTCGACCTGCGGCCTTTCATTCTGTCTGCGGATCGCCAGCAGGTGACCACCGGCGGACTCACCCGGGTAGCGCTGCGCAAGGGCTCGCTGGTGGTGAACTCCTCCCAGGGTGGCGGCAGCAAGGACACTTGGGTTGTCTCCGAGGACGTACCCGGCGAACCCATGGCCTCAAGCCGGGATGCCGCCGAGCGGCAGTCGCAGACTCAAGACTAA
- the mazG gene encoding nucleoside triphosphate pyrophosphohydrolase — protein sequence MTDTAKLNAIDSRLADRRQIDALLAIVARLRDPEHGCPWDLKQTFASILPYTLEEAYEVAESIELDDMNELREELGDLLFQVAIYARMAEEKGYFEFADVVEAIAEKMLRRHPHVFGDKDFSSEEEARASWEAIKAAERRAKGEREHISVLEGVAQALPALVRAEKLQKRAAHVGFDWDELDGVVDKVREELQECEEAVAEGDSFNARVHEVGDLLFSCVNLARHLGVDAEQALRAANHRFERRFHRVEVCLRAAGVEPAPEQRERMERLWETVKSEER from the coding sequence ATGACAGATACCGCCAAGCTCAACGCCATCGACTCCCGCCTTGCCGACCGCCGCCAGATCGATGCTCTGCTTGCCATTGTCGCGCGCCTGCGCGACCCCGAGCACGGCTGCCCCTGGGATCTGAAGCAGACCTTCGCCTCCATCCTGCCCTACACGCTAGAAGAGGCTTACGAGGTTGCGGAATCCATCGAACTCGATGACATGAACGAACTGCGCGAGGAACTGGGCGACCTGCTGTTTCAGGTGGCCATCTATGCGCGCATGGCCGAGGAGAAAGGCTACTTTGAGTTCGCCGATGTGGTCGAAGCAATCGCCGAGAAAATGCTTCGCCGCCATCCGCATGTTTTTGGCGATAAGGACTTTTCCTCCGAGGAGGAAGCCCGCGCGAGCTGGGAGGCAATCAAGGCCGCCGAGCGCCGCGCCAAGGGCGAGCGCGAGCATATCAGCGTGCTCGAGGGCGTTGCCCAGGCACTGCCGGCCCTGGTACGGGCTGAGAAACTGCAAAAACGCGCAGCCCATGTCGGCTTCGACTGGGACGAGCTTGACGGCGTGGTCGATAAAGTGCGCGAAGAACTGCAGGAATGCGAGGAAGCCGTTGCCGAAGGCGATAGCTTTAACGCCCGAGTCCATGAGGTGGGCGATCTGCTGTTTTCCTGCGTCAATTTGGCTCGGCATCTCGGCGTAGATGCCGAGCAAGCACTACGCGCGGCCAATCATCGTTTCGAGCGGCGCTTTCATCGCGTCGAGGTCTGTCTGCGTGCCGCTGGAGTGGAACCCGCACCCGAGCAACGCGAGCGCATGGAGCGCTTGTGGGAGACAGTCAAAAGCGAGGAACGCTGA